From Candidatus Bathyarchaeota archaeon, a single genomic window includes:
- a CDS encoding YkgJ family cysteine cluster protein, translated as MAGEELIPWIDVNTWTCTACGLCCKGYRVPLKMDEYARITGRYGQGVVEVGLGKVYLRHGFEDRCIFQHPIMGRWACAIQDIKPLACKLFPFRVLSKPVYRRGDGSEYRYGGRTFHIYLDPNCEGIILGKPSERFLTQVLPEVVEIGLGMRWKQRLTTSKYITWTPP; from the coding sequence TTGGCTGGGGAGGAGCTCATACCTTGGATTGACGTGAACACATGGACATGCACAGCCTGCGGACTATGCTGCAAGGGGTATAGGGTTCCCCTCAAGATGGATGAGTATGCAAGGATCACCGGCAGGTATGGCCAGGGGGTTGTGGAAGTCGGCCTGGGGAAGGTCTACCTGAGGCACGGATTCGAGGACCGATGCATATTCCAGCACCCAATAATGGGCCGATGGGCCTGCGCAATCCAAGACATAAAACCCCTAGCCTGCAAGCTCTTCCCCTTCAGGGTCCTATCCAAGCCGGTCTACAGGCGTGGCGATGGAAGCGAGTACAGGTATGGAGGGAGAACCTTCCACATATATCTAGACCCGAACTGTGAGGGGATAATCCTAGGAAAGCCTAGCGAGAGGTTCCTCACACAAGTCCTACCAGAGGTTGTGGAGATCGGGTTGGGAATGAGGTGGAAGCAGAGGCTAACAACCTCTAAGTACATAACCTGGACACCTCCATAA
- a CDS encoding DUF1624 domain-containing protein, with the protein MEGSRNPRFMGLEHRLPFIDFARGVAMVLMAWDHVSSFWNPGHRGGEGLMGRRPVFPDFTQFILRFITHVCAPTFIFLAGTALALSTRRRLAHGESEIEISLRMIKRGSVLVLLAIFVESPAFGLPPLYFGVLSCIGACLIIFSLLHRLPQRVILILSTLIILAHPLLGLSWIPMDDPWGWYLRVVIHEPSMDWSPFVGLYPIIPWIGVMGLGWCFGSLISRNPLEERRLERLLASTGVGLLCLWLLVRALNGFGNLLPRLGSSLQDWLYMAKYPPSLAFLLWTLGWMFLILSIGVSLQRRGIIEKGLGGIILAFGRVPLFFYCTHLWLYRLRPGWAAVRPFSLSLPATAAFWLMGLMVLWRLCLRYERLKLRYPESILQYL; encoded by the coding sequence GTGGAAGGGTCCAGGAATCCTAGGTTCATGGGCTTGGAGCATAGGCTCCCTTTCATAGACTTCGCCAGGGGGGTTGCCATGGTCTTGATGGCTTGGGATCATGTCTCAAGCTTCTGGAACCCTGGGCACAGGGGTGGGGAGGGGTTGATGGGTAGGAGGCCGGTATTCCCGGACTTCACCCAGTTCATCCTTAGGTTCATAACCCACGTCTGCGCTCCCACCTTCATATTCCTCGCTGGTACAGCCCTGGCCCTCTCCACGAGAAGGAGGCTGGCCCATGGGGAGTCTGAAATCGAGATCTCCCTGAGAATGATTAAGCGGGGCTCTGTGCTGGTCCTCCTAGCCATCTTCGTGGAGAGCCCAGCCTTCGGTCTTCCGCCCCTCTACTTCGGGGTTCTGAGCTGCATAGGGGCCTGCCTCATCATCTTCAGCCTGCTCCATAGGCTTCCTCAAAGGGTCATCCTGATCCTCTCCACCCTCATCATCTTAGCCCACCCGCTCTTGGGCCTCAGCTGGATCCCTATGGATGACCCTTGGGGATGGTACTTGAGGGTGGTGATCCATGAGCCGAGCATGGACTGGAGCCCATTTGTAGGCCTCTACCCGATAATCCCCTGGATCGGAGTGATGGGTCTGGGCTGGTGCTTCGGCAGCCTCATCTCACGGAACCCCTTAGAAGAGAGGAGGCTTGAGCGGCTGCTGGCCTCAACCGGGGTAGGTTTACTTTGCCTCTGGCTCCTCGTCAGAGCCCTAAACGGGTTTGGGAACCTCCTCCCAAGGCTGGGATCAAGCCTCCAGGACTGGCTCTACATGGCCAAGTATCCTCCAAGCCTCGCCTTCCTCCTCTGGACTCTGGGATGGATGTTCCTCATCCTCTCCATAGGGGTCAGCCTCCAGAGGAGAGGTATCATAGAGAAGGGGCTGGGCGGCATAATCCTAGCCTTTGGTAGGGTTCCCCTCTTCTTCTACTGCACCCATCTATGGCTGTACAGGCTCAGACCCGGATGGGCTGCGGTGAGGCCCTTCTCCCTGAGCCTACCGGCAACAGCCGCTTTCTGGCTCATGGGACTGATGGTCCTCTGGAGGCTCTGCCTTAGGTATGAGAGGCTTAAGCTGAGATACCCGGAATCAATACTCCAATACCTTTAA
- a CDS encoding GNAT family N-acetyltransferase, which yields MEINFECLPENYSPSFYLDLHKRFPETFLVAELDGRIQGYVMSRIEKGFSKFHMLKPIRLCHIVSIAVREPYRRRGIGTELLRCAMRNGREVYEAEECYLEVRITNEPAIRLYQKLGFVRVKRNVAYYMDGEDAWVYAKPLNEIP from the coding sequence ATGGAGATAAACTTCGAGTGCCTCCCAGAGAACTATTCCCCGAGCTTCTACCTCGACCTCCACAAGAGGTTCCCTGAGACCTTCCTCGTCGCCGAGTTGGATGGGAGGATCCAGGGCTATGTAATGAGCAGGATTGAGAAGGGGTTCTCAAAATTCCATATGCTCAAGCCCATCCGACTGTGCCACATAGTATCCATAGCCGTGAGGGAGCCCTACAGGAGGAGGGGGATTGGAACCGAGCTTCTGAGATGCGCTATGAGAAACGGAAGGGAAGTATACGAGGCTGAGGAGTGCTATCTAGAGGTCAGGATCACTAACGAGCCTGCGATAAGGCTCTACCAGAAGCTTGGATTTGTGAGGGTGAAGAGAAATGTGGCCTACTATATGGACGGGGAGGATGCATGGGTCTACGCTAAACCCCTTAATGAGATACCATGA
- a CDS encoding site-2 protease family protein — protein MAAYRIMEPEVEEAIERRFIVEDRYFDMDIPTYVVRPMGEGDPRSLFKRGFEELALELRYLGYLPKLNRVLERYSISIYRRPPPSHRGYSRNLILLLATSGTIFLDGYLRSNNPILTMVLMPGIPPALNALLFTAAILGIFGLHELGHKFVAVARRVEASMPYFIPAPPGMGGTFGAVITQKEPPVNRDALFDLGLCGPLVGFLVTVLMAALGIRLSFVVPVEEVSRWMAVFPDVRFQSIPFPPLMDLLASHMRPTPPGMVLILHPVAFAAWVGCIVTFINLMPSWQLDGGHITRALLGEANHKIVSVVGVLLLLFTGYFIMAIVLAFFMMRSGGEAGAPLDDISPLSASRKLLSLIYPLMMVSTIVVLFSF, from the coding sequence TTGGCAGCCTATCGTATCATGGAGCCTGAGGTCGAGGAGGCCATTGAGAGGAGATTCATAGTCGAGGATAGATACTTTGACATGGATATCCCGACCTACGTGGTCCGCCCGATGGGTGAGGGGGATCCTAGAAGCCTTTTTAAGAGGGGCTTTGAGGAGCTGGCCTTAGAGCTCAGGTACCTCGGCTACCTCCCAAAGCTCAACAGGGTCTTGGAGCGCTACTCCATATCGATATACCGGAGGCCCCCACCTTCTCACAGGGGATATTCGAGGAACTTGATCCTCCTACTCGCAACCTCTGGGACGATCTTCCTCGACGGCTATCTGAGGAGCAACAACCCTATATTGACCATGGTCCTTATGCCCGGGATCCCACCGGCCCTCAACGCCCTACTCTTCACGGCGGCCATCCTTGGGATATTCGGCCTCCACGAGCTGGGGCACAAGTTCGTGGCTGTGGCTAGGCGTGTTGAGGCCTCTATGCCCTACTTCATCCCGGCCCCTCCGGGGATGGGTGGAACCTTCGGGGCTGTGATAACCCAGAAGGAGCCCCCAGTAAACCGTGACGCCCTCTTCGACCTAGGCCTCTGCGGCCCCCTTGTAGGGTTCCTAGTCACGGTGCTAATGGCAGCCTTGGGCATAAGGCTCTCCTTTGTTGTCCCGGTGGAGGAGGTCTCGAGGTGGATGGCCGTATTTCCCGATGTCAGGTTCCAATCCATCCCATTTCCCCCCCTTATGGATCTGCTTGCATCTCATATGAGGCCGACTCCTCCGGGGATGGTCCTGATCCTCCACCCAGTGGCCTTCGCAGCCTGGGTGGGGTGCATAGTCACATTCATAAACCTGATGCCATCCTGGCAGCTCGACGGGGGCCACATAACCAGAGCCCTCCTAGGAGAGGCGAACCACAAGATAGTCTCGGTGGTCGGGGTGCTCCTCCTCCTCTTCACCGGGTACTTCATAATGGCCATCGTTCTGGCCTTCTTCATGATGAGGTCAGGGGGCGAGGCCGGAGCCCCCTTAGACGATATCTCCCCCCTCAGCGCCTCCAGGAAGCTCCTATCTCTGATATATCCATTGATGATGGTATCGACTATAGTGGTCCTATTCTCCTTCTAG
- a CDS encoding DUF2088 domain-containing protein — protein MVECWLPYGKTEIHITVPIQDLMGILEPRFNQPLEDAPTSLEKAIAEAFKGEAAEKASGGLAAIAIDGALNPSLAALASSKVVERLRGGGASPDSIVLIVGNGWRRHSDPQLIEALRAQGPLRDLKIYEHTLRAGELTDLGATERGTMVSINRHFASAQLRIVIGETHPDALTGFKGPQDVLLPGISSLKTVEMNRIHALREVPGPGKVEGNQLLEDVMEVAKLADVDLAVNIVSSPEGGLLGVYAGDLEEVWRRAISDFGEAFRVRVENRPEILVLSAGGFKHDHDLYSAIWALSPAKDMADRGFLIILAAECSEGLGVEGLRTLSKMERVEELRRSYTLGAEAVNLLKSTLRRSQVHIVSALPRSYLEPLGLKPHRTANEALASAVEGRRGRKTLVIPRGCITIPELS, from the coding sequence ATGGTCGAGTGCTGGCTCCCGTATGGTAAGACTGAGATCCACATAACCGTCCCCATCCAAGACCTGATGGGGATCTTGGAGCCGAGGTTCAACCAGCCCCTGGAAGATGCCCCCACGTCATTGGAGAAGGCAATAGCCGAGGCTTTTAAGGGTGAGGCCGCCGAGAAGGCTAGTGGAGGCCTAGCAGCCATCGCCATCGACGGCGCCCTGAACCCAAGCCTCGCGGCCTTAGCCTCCTCAAAGGTCGTGGAGAGGTTGAGAGGGGGGGGCGCCTCCCCGGATAGTATCGTTTTGATAGTTGGAAACGGCTGGAGGAGGCATAGTGACCCCCAGCTCATAGAGGCTCTGAGGGCTCAGGGCCCGCTTAGGGATCTTAAAATATATGAGCACACCCTGAGGGCCGGGGAACTAACGGATCTAGGGGCGACTGAGAGGGGGACCATGGTCTCCATTAACAGACACTTCGCCTCAGCCCAGCTTAGAATAGTCATAGGGGAGACCCACCCAGACGCGTTAACCGGGTTTAAAGGGCCCCAAGACGTCCTGCTACCTGGAATATCCTCCCTCAAAACCGTTGAGATGAACCGGATTCACGCCCTAAGGGAGGTTCCAGGCCCAGGGAAGGTCGAGGGAAACCAGCTACTTGAGGATGTCATGGAGGTAGCCAAGCTGGCTGATGTGGATCTGGCCGTTAATATAGTCTCAAGCCCCGAGGGAGGGTTGCTGGGAGTCTACGCCGGAGACCTGGAGGAGGTGTGGAGGAGGGCTATATCAGATTTTGGGGAAGCCTTCAGGGTCAGAGTCGAGAATAGGCCAGAGATCCTCGTCTTAAGCGCGGGCGGCTTCAAGCACGACCACGACCTGTACAGCGCCATATGGGCCCTGAGCCCCGCTAAGGATATGGCAGATAGGGGCTTTTTGATAATCCTCGCCGCGGAGTGCTCCGAGGGACTGGGGGTGGAGGGCCTAAGAACCCTCTCGAAGATGGAGAGGGTCGAGGAGTTAAGGAGGAGCTACACCCTCGGGGCTGAGGCGGTTAATCTACTAAAGTCCACGCTTCGCAGGAGCCAAGTCCACATAGTCTCCGCCCTTCCGAGGAGCTACCTCGAACCCCTTGGGCTCAAGCCCCACAGGACAGCTAACGAAGCCCTAGCCTCGGCGGTAGAGGGCCGGAGGGGGAGGAAGACCCTAGTGATCCCGAGGGGGTGCATAACGATCCCGGAGCTCTCCTAG
- a CDS encoding competence/damage-inducible protein A, giving the protein MVCLDRGSRWVGILVVGNEILEGLVLDTNSHWVINRLKALNIRVKERITVRDVVEEIALGVRRLLSDGCGLVITIGGLGPTHDDKTLRGVAEALGLPMELDEEALEMVSRRYRELYSMGIVETDEITEARRKMAVLPKGARPLENLVGGAPGVLLKADLGMIVSLPGVPEEMKWIFENRLIPLLGGGEGGILSERMVSIPVRDETILSPVIDEVMRSIQNVYLKSMVKPYGEPSIRIWITATGGSREEAEEKIERAIQLLTRLLERRSE; this is encoded by the coding sequence GTGGTCTGCTTGGATCGCGGCTCGAGGTGGGTTGGGATCCTGGTCGTTGGAAACGAGATCCTAGAAGGGCTTGTCCTCGATACGAACAGCCACTGGGTGATAAACAGGCTTAAGGCGTTGAACATCAGGGTTAAGGAGAGGATAACCGTGAGGGATGTCGTGGAAGAGATCGCCCTGGGAGTTAGGAGGCTACTCTCAGACGGCTGTGGCCTGGTTATCACCATCGGAGGGTTGGGCCCAACCCATGATGATAAGACCCTGAGAGGAGTGGCTGAGGCCCTTGGCCTCCCCATGGAGCTGGATGAGGAGGCCCTGGAGATGGTCTCCAGGAGGTATAGGGAGCTATACTCCATGGGGATCGTTGAGACCGATGAGATAACCGAGGCTAGGAGGAAGATGGCTGTCCTGCCGAAGGGCGCCAGGCCCTTAGAGAACCTTGTTGGGGGGGCCCCAGGGGTGTTGCTTAAGGCCGATTTGGGGATGATAGTATCCCTCCCGGGGGTTCCGGAGGAGATGAAGTGGATCTTCGAGAACAGGCTGATCCCCCTCCTCGGAGGGGGAGAGGGCGGCATCCTATCAGAGAGGATGGTATCCATACCAGTCAGAGACGAGACGATCCTATCCCCAGTAATAGACGAGGTCATGAGGAGCATCCAGAACGTCTACTTAAAATCCATGGTGAAACCCTATGGAGAACCCTCAATAAGGATATGGATAACAGCTACTGGAGGGTCTAGGGAGGAGGCTGAGGAAAAGATCGAGAGGGCCATACAACTCCTGACGAGGCTTCTAGAAAGGCGCAGCGAATAG
- a CDS encoding adenylosuccinate synthetase yields MVCTVIVDGFFGDSGKGKIVSYLAYADDVDYCARGGVGPNAGHTVTLRGRVFRLRMLPSAFVNPETRLLIGPGVVVNPEIVLREISELEVAGFNVEKRFGLDAQCAVIEPRHIEADRGGHLGEVIQTTGTGTGPCNADRALRRAKLARDEPSLKGFLADVPLELNQALDKGMDVLVEGTQGTYLSLYHGTYPYVTSKDVCSSAACSDVGIGPTRVDEVIMVLKSYVTRVGAGELPGELTPEEARRRGWEEYGTVTGRQRRAAPFNYELAKRAAMINGATQIALTKLDTLYPECRGVRDYGSLGQEARGFVESIESQLGLPVTLIGTGPDIEEVIDRR; encoded by the coding sequence ATGGTCTGCACTGTGATCGTTGATGGGTTCTTCGGTGACAGTGGGAAGGGGAAGATAGTGTCATACCTCGCGTATGCCGACGATGTTGATTACTGCGCGAGGGGTGGGGTTGGGCCCAACGCAGGTCACACTGTGACTCTGCGGGGGAGGGTCTTCAGGCTCAGGATGCTCCCCTCAGCCTTCGTAAACCCAGAGACGAGGCTCCTGATCGGCCCCGGGGTCGTCGTAAATCCCGAGATAGTCCTCAGGGAGATCTCAGAACTCGAGGTGGCGGGCTTTAATGTGGAGAAGAGGTTTGGACTGGATGCCCAGTGCGCCGTGATAGAGCCCAGGCACATTGAGGCGGATAGGGGCGGCCACTTGGGAGAGGTTATCCAGACCACGGGGACTGGTACGGGACCCTGCAACGCCGATAGGGCTCTGAGAAGGGCCAAGCTCGCCAGGGATGAGCCATCGCTGAAGGGGTTCCTAGCCGATGTCCCCTTGGAACTCAACCAAGCCCTAGACAAGGGTATGGATGTCCTTGTGGAGGGGACACAGGGGACGTACCTGAGCCTATACCATGGAACCTATCCATATGTAACCTCTAAGGATGTCTGCTCCTCCGCCGCCTGCTCGGATGTTGGGATAGGCCCCACGCGGGTGGACGAGGTTATAATGGTATTGAAGTCTTATGTGACGAGGGTCGGGGCAGGCGAGCTCCCCGGAGAGCTAACCCCTGAGGAGGCCAGGAGGAGGGGGTGGGAGGAGTATGGGACGGTCACGGGGAGGCAGAGGAGGGCCGCCCCCTTCAACTACGAGTTGGCTAAGAGGGCTGCGATGATCAACGGGGCGACCCAGATAGCCCTAACAAAGCTTGATACCCTCTACCCAGAATGCAGGGGTGTCAGGGATTATGGTTCGCTAGGTCAGGAGGCCAGAGGCTTCGTGGAGAGCATTGAGTCCCAGCTCGGGCTTCCGGTGACCCTTATAGGGACAGGGCCCGATATAGAAGAGGTGATAGATCGGAGGTAG
- the dnaJ gene encoding molecular chaperone DnaJ: MSAGKKDYYEILGVDRNASQEEIKKAFHRLALKYHPDRNKEPGAEEKFKEISEAYAVLSDPEKRKQYDAYGFEGIQGRYRPEDIFNRTVFRDIFSEFGFDFEDLFERIFGGGFGGFGFQQVQVGPRRGRHLEAEIEVTLEQVANGAEVEIALPRMRRCSSCGGSGAEAGSRLLKCPRCNGTGRIEERSYSGFAQLIRVMPCNRCDGRGEIPERACRRCGGSGLEESRTKLQVRVPPGIEDGDSLILRGQGDDGPYGGPPGDLYVTVRVKPHPYLVRRGLDVVYDAEVSFPQAALGAEITVPTLRGEAKVRIPPGTQSGTMIRLRGEGIRGNYGRGDQLVNIRVKVPERLTKRQRELLEELAKELGDEVATNRWRPWHRRV; the protein is encoded by the coding sequence TTGTCGGCTGGTAAGAAGGACTACTATGAGATCCTAGGGGTCGACAGGAACGCTTCCCAGGAGGAGATAAAGAAGGCATTCCACAGGTTAGCCCTAAAATACCATCCAGACAGGAATAAGGAGCCCGGGGCTGAGGAGAAATTCAAGGAGATCTCCGAGGCCTACGCCGTACTCTCCGACCCTGAGAAGAGGAAGCAGTACGACGCCTATGGCTTCGAGGGCATCCAGGGAAGGTACAGGCCCGAGGACATATTCAACAGGACCGTGTTCAGGGACATCTTCTCAGAGTTCGGCTTCGACTTCGAGGATCTATTCGAGAGGATATTCGGAGGGGGCTTCGGCGGATTCGGATTCCAGCAGGTCCAGGTAGGCCCAAGGAGAGGGCGCCACCTCGAGGCGGAGATCGAAGTTACCCTTGAGCAGGTGGCCAACGGGGCTGAGGTGGAGATAGCCCTCCCAAGGATGAGGAGGTGCAGCTCCTGCGGGGGCTCTGGGGCTGAGGCTGGAAGCCGCCTCCTAAAATGCCCGAGGTGCAACGGCACCGGAAGGATTGAGGAGAGGTCCTACTCAGGATTCGCCCAGCTGATAAGGGTCATGCCATGCAATAGATGCGATGGGAGGGGTGAGATACCGGAGAGGGCCTGCAGGAGGTGCGGAGGAAGCGGCCTAGAGGAGTCTAGGACCAAGCTCCAGGTGAGGGTCCCTCCGGGGATCGAGGACGGTGACAGCCTGATCCTCAGGGGGCAGGGCGATGATGGGCCTTACGGCGGTCCTCCAGGCGACCTTTATGTAACCGTCAGGGTCAAGCCCCACCCATACCTCGTCAGGAGAGGCCTAGACGTCGTCTACGACGCGGAGGTTAGCTTCCCACAGGCCGCCCTCGGGGCTGAGATAACCGTGCCCACCCTCAGGGGGGAGGCGAAGGTGCGGATCCCCCCAGGAACCCAGAGTGGAACAATGATAAGGCTTAGAGGGGAGGGGATAAGAGGCAACTATGGGAGGGGTGATCAGCTGGTAAACATCAGGGTTAAGGTCCCCGAGAGGCTGACCAAAAGGCAGAGGGAGCTTCTCGAGGAGCTCGCCAAGGAGCTGGGGGATGAGGTGGCTACCAATAGGTGGAGGCCGTGGCACCGCAGAGTTTAA